The following proteins are encoded in a genomic region of Prochlorococcus marinus XMU1408:
- the yvcK gene encoding uridine diphosphate-N-acetylglucosamine-binding protein YvcK, whose translation MKKRRKRKLRRSSLRKSFFASLSFQLYSRFKRAIRWLLPGLVVKRWLMTSGLGLLIALIGASIWADLRPIYWVVEILFWFLGFITTFLPRTIFGPIVFLIGISLLIWGQGRSFESIKQALGTKKDTFLVDALRAKQRLNRGPNIVAIGGGTGLSSLLKGLKRYSSRITAIVTVADDGGSSGVLRRELGVQPPGDIRNCLAALATEEPLIKGLFQYRFSSGSGLEGHSFGNLFLSALTAITGSLETAITASSRVLAVQGQVVPATNVDVRLWAELENGERINGESAIGKAQLPIVRIGCHPSQPPALPRALEAIKNAEIILIGPGSLYTSILPNLLVPEIVEAIERSNAPKLYICNLMTQPGETDGLDVTGHVRAIEAQLATRGITRKIFSSILAQGELQPSPLLDYYKSKGAEPVKCNKNDLLARGYKVYLASLQGSKATPTLRHDPRSLALAIMRFYRRYKRGK comes from the coding sequence TTGAAAAAAAGAAGAAAAAGAAAATTAAGAAGATCTTCTTTGCGTAAAAGTTTTTTCGCAAGTTTGTCTTTTCAGCTTTACTCACGTTTTAAAAGAGCTATTAGATGGCTTTTACCTGGGCTAGTGGTTAAAAGATGGCTAATGACATCTGGATTAGGTTTATTAATTGCTTTAATAGGGGCATCAATCTGGGCTGATCTTAGGCCTATATATTGGGTTGTTGAAATACTTTTTTGGTTTTTAGGATTCATAACTACTTTTTTACCTAGAACTATTTTTGGACCAATAGTTTTTCTGATAGGAATATCTTTGTTGATTTGGGGGCAAGGGAGAAGTTTTGAATCAATTAAGCAAGCTTTAGGCACAAAAAAAGATACTTTTTTAGTTGATGCATTAAGAGCTAAACAAAGATTAAATAGAGGTCCAAATATTGTTGCTATAGGTGGTGGAACAGGTTTATCTTCATTATTAAAAGGTTTAAAAAGATATAGCAGTCGAATTACAGCAATAGTTACTGTCGCAGACGACGGAGGAAGTAGCGGGGTTCTCAGGAGAGAACTTGGTGTTCAGCCTCCTGGTGACATAAGAAATTGTTTGGCAGCCTTAGCAACGGAAGAACCACTTATAAAGGGGCTTTTTCAGTATCGCTTTTCTTCAGGAAGTGGACTTGAGGGACATAGCTTTGGCAACCTTTTTCTTTCTGCTTTAACTGCAATAACTGGAAGCTTAGAGACAGCAATTACTGCTTCGAGTAGGGTTCTTGCTGTTCAGGGGCAAGTTGTACCAGCAACTAATGTAGATGTCCGATTATGGGCAGAGCTTGAAAATGGTGAACGGATAAATGGAGAATCAGCTATTGGTAAAGCACAACTTCCAATAGTAAGAATCGGTTGCCACCCTTCTCAACCTCCAGCTTTGCCAAGAGCGCTAGAGGCTATAAAAAATGCAGAAATTATATTAATTGGCCCTGGAAGTTTATACACTTCAATTCTTCCAAATTTACTTGTACCTGAAATAGTCGAAGCAATTGAAAGAAGCAATGCTCCCAAATTGTATATATGTAATTTGATGACTCAGCCAGGAGAAACTGATGGACTTGATGTAACTGGTCATGTGAGAGCTATTGAGGCTCAATTAGCTACCAGAGGAATCACTAGAAAAATATTTAGTTCAATTCTTGCTCAAGGCGAATTGCAACCCTCACCATTGTTGGATTACTACAAGTCAAAAGGAGCTGAACCAGTTAAATGTAATAAGAATGACCTTCTAGCAAGAGGTTATAAGGTTTATCTGGCTTCACTTCAAGGCTCAAAAGCTACTCCAACTTTGCGACATGATCCTAGAAGTCTTGCTTTAGCAATAATGAGATTTTATCGGAGGTACAAAAGAGGTAAATAA
- a CDS encoding NAD(P)H-quinone oxidoreductase subunit J produces MTKESEIIEDKKNSGPVSEWLSQNGFENISLSEDHLGIEVIKVNPTNLLPIVEALKNDGFNYLQCQGGYDEGPGLDIVCFYNLIEMNEFKQDISPREVRLKVFLSRNGDLTVPSVYSLFRGADWQERETFDMYGVNFKGHPHPKRLLMPEDWKGWPLRKDYIQPDFYELQDAY; encoded by the coding sequence ATGACAAAAGAATCTGAAATCATAGAAGACAAAAAAAACTCTGGTCCGGTAAGCGAATGGCTTTCTCAAAATGGATTTGAAAATATATCTCTCTCAGAGGACCATCTTGGTATTGAGGTTATTAAAGTCAATCCAACAAATCTTTTACCAATAGTTGAGGCGTTAAAAAATGATGGATTTAATTATCTTCAATGTCAAGGTGGATACGATGAAGGTCCTGGACTAGACATTGTTTGCTTTTATAACTTAATCGAAATGAATGAATTTAAACAAGATATTTCTCCTCGCGAAGTAAGATTAAAAGTATTTTTAAGTCGCAATGGTGACTTAACTGTTCCTAGCGTATATAGCCTTTTTAGAGGTGCAGATTGGCAAGAAAGAGAAACGTTTGACATGTATGGTGTAAATTTTAAGGGCCACCCACATCCAAAAAGACTTTTAATGCCTGAAGATTGGAAGGGATGGCCATTGAGAAAAGATTATATTCAGCCAGATTTTTATGAACTGCAAGATGCTTACTAA
- a CDS encoding ABC transporter ATP-binding protein: MPKSTHVMWMKDLSVELGSKKVLNKVNLAMCAGERLAIVGPSGSGKSTILRLLAGLLLPSNGNLQISGIEQKYLRLDQNDPPDVRLVFQNPALLASLTVRENVGFLLEKQKIFSEQIIQKKIIHCLQEVGLYDVAEKFPNQLSGGMQKRVSFARALISDSKKESDSIPLLLYDEPTAGLDPIACTRIEDLIIKTTDVAQGCSIVVSHVSSTIERTANRVILLYDGKFQWDGSIDQFKQSENAYVKQFRTGNLQGPMQPEDL; encoded by the coding sequence GTGCCAAAAAGCACTCATGTGATGTGGATGAAAGATCTCAGTGTAGAACTGGGATCAAAAAAAGTTCTCAATAAAGTCAATCTTGCCATGTGTGCAGGAGAGAGACTTGCAATTGTTGGTCCTTCTGGCTCAGGCAAATCAACAATACTTCGCCTACTAGCTGGATTGCTTTTGCCTTCTAATGGAAATCTTCAAATATCAGGTATTGAACAAAAATATTTAAGACTTGATCAAAACGATCCCCCAGATGTGAGATTAGTTTTTCAAAATCCTGCATTATTAGCATCGTTAACAGTAAGAGAAAATGTAGGTTTTTTACTTGAAAAACAGAAAATTTTTTCTGAGCAAATTATTCAAAAAAAAATTATACATTGTTTGCAAGAAGTTGGCTTATACGATGTTGCAGAAAAATTTCCAAATCAACTCAGTGGAGGAATGCAAAAAAGAGTAAGTTTTGCGAGAGCTTTAATAAGTGACTCCAAAAAAGAATCAGACTCAATTCCTCTTCTTCTATATGACGAGCCAACAGCAGGACTTGATCCAATAGCTTGTACTCGAATTGAAGATCTAATTATTAAAACAACTGATGTAGCCCAAGGGTGTTCAATTGTAGTAAGTCATGTTTCAAGTACAATTGAGAGAACAGCTAATAGAGTTATTTTGCTTTATGACGGTAAGTTTCAATGGGATGGATCAATAGATCAATTTAAACAAAGTGAAAATGCCTATGTAAAACAATTTCGCACAGGCAATCTTCAAGGCCCCATGCAACCAGAGGACTTATAA